A stretch of Balearica regulorum gibbericeps isolate bBalReg1 chromosome 28, bBalReg1.pri, whole genome shotgun sequence DNA encodes these proteins:
- the LOC142598496 gene encoding scale keratin-like — MSCYDLSPPKTSVAVPQPIAESCNELCARQCPDSTAFIQPPPVVVTFPGPILSSFPQQAVVGSSGAPAFGGSLGLGGLYGAGATLGSGGLCTFGRPYASPACSPCVSPRYSKKLWDTCGPC; from the coding sequence ATGTCCTGCTACGACCTGAGCCCACCAAAAACCAGCGTCGCCGTCCCCCAGCCCATTGCTGAGAGCTGCAACGAGCTGTGCGCCCGGCAGTGCCCCGACTCGACGGCCTTCATCCAGCCGCCCCCCGTGGTCGTCACCTTCCCcggccccatcctcagctccttcccccagcaagCCGTGGTGGGCTCCTCCGGAGCACCCGCCTTTGggggctccctggggctgggaggccTCTACGGCGCCGGGGCCACCCTGGGCTCGGGGGGCCTCTGCACCTTTGGCAGACCCTACGCTTCTCCCGCCTGCAGCCCTTGCGTCTCGCCCCGCTACAGCAAGAAGCTCTGGGACACCTGTGGGCCCTGCTag